The Papio anubis isolate 15944 chromosome 5, Panubis1.0, whole genome shotgun sequence genome has a segment encoding these proteins:
- the SRA1 gene encoding steroid receptor RNA activator 1 isoform X1, with product MTRCPAGQAEVEMAELYVKPGNKERGWNDPPQFSYGLQTQASGHRRSLLTKRVAAPQDGSPRVPTSETSPGPPPMGPPPPSSKAPRPPPVGSGPASGMEPTSFPVESEALMEDVLRPLEQALEDCRGHTRKQVCDDISRRLALLQEQWAGGKLSIPVKKRMAVLVQELSSHRWDAADDIHRSLMVDYVTEVSQWMVGVKRLIAEKRSLFSEEAANEEKSAATAENHTIPGFQQAP from the exons ATGACGCGCTGCCCCGCTGGCCAAGCGGAAGTGGAGATGGCTGAGCTGTACGTGAAGCCGG GCAACAAGGAGCGCGGCTGGAACGACCCGCCGCAGTTCTCATAcgggctgcagacccaggccagCGGACACAGGCGCTCGCTGCTCACCAAGAGGGTCGCCGCACCCCAGGATGGATCCCCCAGAG TCCCCACATCAGAGACTTCTCCTGGGCCTCCCCCAATGGGGCCTCCACCTCCTTCAAGTAAGGCTCCCAGGCCCCCACCTGTGGGGAGTGGTCCTGCCTCTGGTATGGAGCCCACAAGTTTCCCAGTCGAGTCTGAGGCTCTGATGGAGGATGTGCTGAGACCTTTGGAACAGGCATTGGAAGACTGCCGTGGCCACACAAGG AAGCAGGTATGTGATGACATCAGCCGACGCCTGGCACTGCTGCAGGAACAGTGGGCTGGAGGAAAGTTGTCTATACCTGTAAAGAAGAGAATGGCTGTACTGGTGCAAG AGCTTTCAAGCCATCGGTGGGACGCAGCAGATGACATCCACCGCTCACTCATGGTTGACTATGTGACTGAGGTCAGTCAGTGGATGGTAGGAGTTAAAAGATTAATTGCAGAAAAGAGGAGTCTGTTTTCAGAGGAGGCAGCCAATGAAGAGAAATCTGCAGCCACAGCTGAGAACCACACCATACCAGGCTTCCAGCAGGCTCCATAA
- the SRA1 gene encoding steroid receptor RNA activator 1 isoform X2, which translates to MTRCPAGQAEVEMAELYVKPGERGRLARALGPRPGLGWGRLRRGVWTLCLPQPQYELSVEFRARFTHPSPPQATRSAAGTTRRSSHTGCRPRPADTGARCSPRGSPHPRMDPPEKQVCDDISRRLALLQEQWAGGKLSIPVKKRMAVLVQELSSHRWDAADDIHRSLMVDYVTEVSQWMVGVKRLIAEKRSLFSEEAANEEKSAATAENHTIPGFQQAP; encoded by the exons ATGACGCGCTGCCCCGCTGGCCAAGCGGAAGTGGAGATGGCTGAGCTGTACGTGAAGCCGGGTGAGCGCGGCCGACTGGCTAGGGCACTAGGTCCTCGCCCCGGCCTAGGCTGGGGGCGGTTGCGGCGCGGAGTCTGGACCCTCTGTCTCCCCCAGCCCCAATATGAACTATCAGTGGAGTTCCGGGCTCGCTTCACACATCCCTCGCCTCCGCAGGCAACAAGGAGCGCGGCTGGAACGACCCGCCGCAGTTCTCATAcgggctgcagacccaggccagCGGACACAGGCGCTCGCTGCTCACCAAGAGGGTCGCCGCACCCCAGGATGGATCCCCCAGAG AAGCAGGTATGTGATGACATCAGCCGACGCCTGGCACTGCTGCAGGAACAGTGGGCTGGAGGAAAGTTGTCTATACCTGTAAAGAAGAGAATGGCTGTACTGGTGCAAG AGCTTTCAAGCCATCGGTGGGACGCAGCAGATGACATCCACCGCTCACTCATGGTTGACTATGTGACTGAGGTCAGTCAGTGGATGGTAGGAGTTAAAAGATTAATTGCAGAAAAGAGGAGTCTGTTTTCAGAGGAGGCAGCCAATGAAGAGAAATCTGCAGCCACAGCTGAGAACCACACCATACCAGGCTTCCAGCAGGCTCCATAA